CCGAGGAGCAGGCGCATGTCGCCGAGTTCGGGAAGATCCTAGGGCGCCGGCGGTCGCTGATCTGCGAACGGCTGGACCGGATACCCCACGTTTTCGACTACGTGAAGCCCGAGGGGACCTACTACGTCTTCCCGCGGATCCTCGCGGATCACGAGAATTCGATGGAATTCTGCCTGCGCATGCTGGAACAGACTAGGGTCACCCTGACGCCGGGCGCCGCCTTCGGGCCGACGGGTGAGAGCCACGTCCGCATGGCCTTCTGCGTCGACGACGAAACGATCGACCGGGCTTTCGACCGGCTGGAGCGGCACTTCGGCGCCTAGAGCAGATCCGGGGTAGATGGAATCGCCACGGGCGATCCATCAACCCGGTGAATCTGCTCTAAAACTAGGATGTAGAGCGCGCAGGCCTCCCGAGTGCCGTGCCTCAGTCCTCCAGGTTGCGCGCGACCAGGACCGAGCAGTGCGCGTGGCGGACGACGCGGGCGGCGACCGAGCCAAGGAGGTAGTCGACCAGCCCAGGATCGTGGGAGGCGACGACGATCATGTCGGCCTTGATCTCACCGGCGCACTCGAGGATCTCGCTCGAAGGCAGGCCCGCCCGCACCACCACCTCCGCGGTCGAGAGGCCGTGCCGGTCGGCCAGCTCGCCGAGCGCCGCCTCGGCGTCCTCGAGCGCCTTCTCGTGAAACTCCGAGGGCAACTGCGAGACGAGGTAGCCCGGCACCTTCTCGACCACGTTCAGCAGCACGAGTTTCGCGCCCTGAGCCTTGGCGATGCTCGCGGCAAGGCCGAGCGCGGCGGCCCCCGCCTGCTTCTCGCCGGTGTCGATCGGAACGAGAATGGTCTTGATCATGGCTTGCTCCAACTAAGTGAACTCAAAGCGCCGCGATCACCGCCTGCCCCAGCTCTTCGGTATTCGCCTCGCCGCCCAGGTCCGGGGTGCACGGCGCGCCGGCGGCCAAGACCTTCTCGATCGCGCCGACGATCTCGGCCGCGGCCTCGGGGTGGCCCAGGTGGTCCAACATCATGGCGCCGGACCAGATCTGGCCGATCGGGTTGGCGATCCCCTTGCCAGCGATGTCGGGCGCGGAGCCGTGGACCGGCTCGAACATCGAGGGATGCGCGCGCTCCGGGTTGAGGTTGGCCGAGGGCGCGATGCCGATGGTGCCGGTCACCGCCGGTCCCAGGTCCGAGAGGATGTCGCCGAAGAGGTTGCTGCCGACCACCACGTCGAACCAGTCCGGATGCAGCACGAAGTGGGCGGAGAGGATGTCGATGTGGAACTGGTCGGTCTTCACGCCCGGGTAGCTCTCGGCCATGGCGGCGAAGCGCTCATCCCAGTAGGGCATGGAGTGGATGATGCCGTTGGACTTGGTCGCCGAGGTCACGTGCCGGGCCGGCCGCCCCTGGGCCAGCTCGAAGGCGTAGCGCAGGATCCGGTCGACGCCCTTGCGGGTGAAGATGTTCTGCTGAACCGCCAGCTCTTCCTCGGTCCCGGCGTAGAGCCGGCCGCCGATCTCGGAGTACTCCCCCTCGTTGTTCTCGCGCACGATCATGAAGTCGATGTCGCCGGGCTTGCGGCCGGCGAGCGGGCAACGCACGCCCTCGAAGAGGCGCACGGGCCGCAGGTTGACGTACTGCCGGAAGCTGCGGCGGATCGGGATCAAGAGGCCCCAGAGCGAGACGTGGTCCGGCACGCCGGGGAAGCCGACCGCGCCCAGGAAGATCGCGTCGTCATTCTCGATCTGCTTGAGGCCGTCCTCGGGCATCATCCGGCCGGTCGCCTGGTAGGTCTCGCAGCTCCAGTCGAAGTGCCGCCAGTCGAAGGCGATGCCGTGCTTCGCCCCGACGGCCTCCAAGACCGCGATGCCCTGAGGCACGACCTCCTTGCCGATCCCGTCGCCGGGGATGGCCGAGATGCTGTACTTGGTCATGGCGCCGCCACGATGCGCTGCTGTTGCTCGCCCAGGCCGTCGATGCCGAGGCGCACGGTCTCGCCGACCTTAAGGAAGCGCGGCGGCTTCTGGCCCAGGCCGACGCCGGGCGGCGTGCCGGTGGTGATGATGTCGCCGCTCTGCAGGCTCATGAAGCGGCTGACGTAGCTGACCAGGTGGTAGACGTTGAAGATCATGGTCTCGGTGTTGCCGTTCTGCTGGCGCTCGCCGTTGACCTCGAGCCAGATACCCAGATTGTGAGGGTCGCCCGCCTCGTCCGGGGTGACCAGCCAGGGGCCGACCGGCCCAAAGCTGTCGGCGCTCTTGCCCTTGACCCACTGTCCCGTGCTCTCGAGCTGGAAATTGCGCTCCGAGACGTCGTTGACCACGCAGAAGCCGGCGATGTGCCCGGCGGCCTCAGACTCCTCGATGTAGACGCCCGGCTTGCCGATCACCATGGCGAGCTCGACCTCCCAGTCCAGCTTGGTCGAGTGCCGCGGCATGACCGTGTCGTCGTTGGGCCCGCAGATGCACGACGGCGCCTTCATGAAGATCACCGGCTCCTCGGGGACGGGCTGACCGGATTCCTCGGCGTGGTCGGCGTAGTTGAGGCCGATGGCCGGGAACTTGCCGACGGCGCCGACGCAGGGCCCGATCCGCGGATTGCCCTCGACCTTGGGCAGAGAGGCGGGATCGATCGCCTTAAGCCGCTCGAGCGAGGCAGGAAGCAGGGCTTCGCCCGCGACGTCGGCGACCTCGCCCGAGAGGTCGCGGATGGCGCCCTGGGCGTCCAACAGGCCCGGTTTCTCCTGGCCCGCCGGACCATAACGAAGCAACTTCATGGAGTTTTTCCCCCTTGTTAAGGTGTTACTTAACCGGCGTCGGCGCCGGCTTGCCGTTGAAATGCGCGCGCAGGTTCTCGACCACGAGGTCGCCCATGGCGTGGCGGGTCTCGACCGTGGCGCTGCCCAGGTGCGGCTGCAGCACGACGTTCTCCATGGCGAAGAGCGCCTCGGGCACGCGCGGTTCCGCTTCGAAGACGTCGAGCCCGGCGCCGCCGAGTGTCCCCGCCTCCAGCGCGCTCACCAGCGCCGGCTCGTCGACCACCGAGCCCCGGGCGATGTTGATCAGCACGCCCTCGGGACCCAGGGCCGCCAGCACCTCGGCGTTGACGAGATGGCGGGTGCCTTGGCCGCCGGGACAGGAGACCACCAGCAGGCGGCAGTCCCGGGCCATGGCGGCGAGGTCCTCGTAGTAGGGATAGCTCAGGTCTTCCCTGCGCCGGCGCCCGTGGTAGCAGATCGTGCAGCCCAGGGCTTCGGCCCGCCTTGCGATGGCGAGCCCGATGCGCCCGAGCCCGAGGATCCCGACCCGCCAGCCGACCAGGCTCCGGGAAAGCGGCATGGGCCCCTTGAGCCAGTCTCCCCGCCGGACGAAGCGGTCGGCCGCGCTGATGCCGCGGGTGACGTCGAGCATCAGGCCGACCGCGAGGTTGGCGACGTCGTCGGTCAGCACGTCGGGTGTGTTGGTCACGGTCACGCCCCGCTTGGCGGCGTGCGTCAGATCGATGGCGTCGACGCCGACCCCGTAGCAGGCGACGATCTCGAGCTTGGGCAGCGCGTCCATGAGGGCGGCGTCGGCGCCCAGGTCCCCGGTCGTCGCGATGCCGCGCGCCGCCGCCGCCTTTCCCAGGAGTGCGCCGGCATCGGGCGCTTCCCACAGGCGGTGGATCTGAAAATCCTGATCCAACGCGGCCACGACATGGGGCATCATCGGCCCGACCATGACGATCTCGGGCTTCATGCTCCTCCCCCGGTGTGGCTGTTCTGGCTTATGGATCCCGATCGCTCTCTCCATGGATAGCATTGCAACTTTGCGGAACCAAGCCGCAGCGGCATAGTGAGGGCACGAGCGATCAGGGGGCGGGGCCATGGGCGCGGAACTGGATGCCAAGACGTGTCTGCCGGAAGACGGTGCGGCGGGCACCTTGCTCGGTCGCGTCTGGCGGCCGGGCGATCCGGGCGGACCCAGCGTCGTCGTCCTTGAGGGCCAATCGCTTGTCGACGTCACGGGGGCTTTCCCCACCGTTACCCACCTGATCAACGCCGAGGATCCGGCGGCCGCCGCCCGCGGCGCGGCGAGCGGGGGCGAGGTGCTGGTGGACGGGATCGATGAAATCGTCGCGAACAGCCACTTCGCCCGGCACGACCGGGCCCGACCTTCGCTCCTGGCGCCGACCGACCTCCAGGCTCTCAAGGCCTGCGGCGTCACCTTCGTGCGCTCGCTCCTGGAGCGGGTCATCGAGGAGCAGATCAAGGGCGACCCGGCCGGTGCCGAGGCGGCCCGTGCGCGAATCGTTGCCGAGATCGGCACGGACCTGTCCGAGGTTAAACCAGGCTCGGAAGCGGCCGATCGCCTCAAGGCGGCGCTGATCGAGCGCGGCCTCTGGTCTCAGTACCTCGAGGTCGGCATCGGGCCCGACGCCGAGATCTTCACCAAGGCCCAGCCGCTCTCCGCCGTAGGCACCGGCGCCCGGATCGGCCTGCATCCCCGCTCGTCCTGGAACAACCCGGAGCCGGAGCTGGTCACGGTGATCAACGCCCGCGGCGAGACCGTGGGCGCGACCCTGGGCAACGACGTCAACCTGCGCGACTTCGAGGGGCGCAGCGCCCTCCTGCTCGGGCGCTCGAAGGACAACAACGGCTCCTGCGCCCTCGGCCCCTTCATCCGGCTGTTCGACGAGACCTTCACCCTGGACGACGCCCGGCGCGCCGAGGTCCACCTGCGGGTCGCGGGCGCCGACGGCTTCGCCCTCGAGGGCGTCAACTCGATCGCCGAGATCAGCCGCGACCTGCTCGATCTGGCCAGACAGGCGATCGGCCCGGAGCACCAGT
The Kiloniellales bacterium genome window above contains:
- a CDS encoding universal stress protein; this encodes MIKTILVPIDTGEKQAGAAALGLAASIAKAQGAKLVLLNVVEKVPGYLVSQLPSEFHEKALEDAEAALGELADRHGLSTAEVVVRAGLPSSEILECAGEIKADMIVVASHDPGLVDYLLGSVAARVVRHAHCSVLVARNLED
- a CDS encoding tartrate dehydrogenase; protein product: MTKYSISAIPGDGIGKEVVPQGIAVLEAVGAKHGIAFDWRHFDWSCETYQATGRMMPEDGLKQIENDDAIFLGAVGFPGVPDHVSLWGLLIPIRRSFRQYVNLRPVRLFEGVRCPLAGRKPGDIDFMIVRENNEGEYSEIGGRLYAGTEEELAVQQNIFTRKGVDRILRYAFELAQGRPARHVTSATKSNGIIHSMPYWDERFAAMAESYPGVKTDQFHIDILSAHFVLHPDWFDVVVGSNLFGDILSDLGPAVTGTIGIAPSANLNPERAHPSMFEPVHGSAPDIAGKGIANPIGQIWSGAMMLDHLGHPEAAAEIVGAIEKVLAAGAPCTPDLGGEANTEELGQAVIAAL
- a CDS encoding fumarylacetoacetate hydrolase family protein, with protein sequence MKLLRYGPAGQEKPGLLDAQGAIRDLSGEVADVAGEALLPASLERLKAIDPASLPKVEGNPRIGPCVGAVGKFPAIGLNYADHAEESGQPVPEEPVIFMKAPSCICGPNDDTVMPRHSTKLDWEVELAMVIGKPGVYIEESEAAGHIAGFCVVNDVSERNFQLESTGQWVKGKSADSFGPVGPWLVTPDEAGDPHNLGIWLEVNGERQQNGNTETMIFNVYHLVSYVSRFMSLQSGDIITTGTPPGVGLGQKPPRFLKVGETVRLGIDGLGEQQQRIVAAP
- a CDS encoding 2-hydroxyacid dehydrogenase, encoding MKPEIVMVGPMMPHVVAALDQDFQIHRLWEAPDAGALLGKAAAARGIATTGDLGADAALMDALPKLEIVACYGVGVDAIDLTHAAKRGVTVTNTPDVLTDDVANLAVGLMLDVTRGISAADRFVRRGDWLKGPMPLSRSLVGWRVGILGLGRIGLAIARRAEALGCTICYHGRRRREDLSYPYYEDLAAMARDCRLLVVSCPGGQGTRHLVNAEVLAALGPEGVLINIARGSVVDEPALVSALEAGTLGGAGLDVFEAEPRVPEALFAMENVVLQPHLGSATVETRHAMGDLVVENLRAHFNGKPAPTPVK
- a CDS encoding fumarylacetoacetate hydrolase family protein, whose translation is MGAELDAKTCLPEDGAAGTLLGRVWRPGDPGGPSVVVLEGQSLVDVTGAFPTVTHLINAEDPAAAARGAASGGEVLVDGIDEIVANSHFARHDRARPSLLAPTDLQALKACGVTFVRSLLERVIEEQIKGDPAGAEAARARIVAEIGTDLSEVKPGSEAADRLKAALIERGLWSQYLEVGIGPDAEIFTKAQPLSAVGTGARIGLHPRSSWNNPEPELVTVINARGETVGATLGNDVNLRDFEGRSALLLGRSKDNNGSCALGPFIRLFDETFTLDDARRAEVHLRVAGADGFALEGVNSIAEISRDLLDLARQAIGPEHQYPDGLALFTGTMFVPVQDRDAPGEGFTHKQGDVVTISSPKLGALVNTVGLSGEIPPWEMGIAAFMANLAARGLLGAPS